ACCATCTATCTTGAAGGCGGGCTGGGTGCAGGCAAAACCACGCTGACACGCGGGATTTTGCGCGGACTGGGACATACGGGTGCAGTCAAAAGCCCGACTTACACCATTGTCGAATCTTATCCGCTGGATACATTCACCCTCCACCATTTCGACCTCTACCGCTTTACCATGCCCGAAGAATGGGAAGATGCCGGTTTGGACGAATTGTTTGCGCCTGACAGCATCTGCCTCATCGAATGGCCGCAGCAAGGCGGGGAATTCACGCCTCCGGCAGACATTACCATTACATTGACGTACACCGATAAGGGCAGAACCTGCACCTTTTCCGCCCACACAAACCAAGGCCGAAAAAGTTTAGAATCATGGTCAAATTAACTAGAAGACACATTCTCCGTCAAGGCACAGGACTATTTCTCACCCTCACGCCCGTTGGTGCCGCATTGGCCAAACCGGCTTCTCCTGCGCAATTCCTTGCCGTCCGCATTTGGCCGGCGCACGCCTACACACGCGTCACTCTTGAGAGCAACCACTCGATGAAATACCAACATTTTATGTTGGACAACCCCAGCCGGTTGGTCGTGGATATTCAAGGAGCGGAAATCAACAGCGTCCTGCAAAGCATTTCCAGCAAAGTGCTGTCTAACGACCCTTTTATCCGCAGCATTCGCGCCGGTCAAAATACGCCCAGTACCGTGCGTATCGTCATAGACCTCAAGCAAAGCACCCATCCGCAAGTCTTTGCACTCGCACCCGTCGGAAACTTCAAAAACCGCTTGGTTATCGACCTTTATCCGCACGGCGCAGATGCCAACGACCCGATGATGGCCTTGCTCAACGGCAATATCCCCAAACAACGTCCGAATACCAATATCGCATACGACACCCCTGCCCCTAAAAGCAATCGCGGCAGTGGTGGCAACCGCCGCCCTGTGATTATGATCGACCCCGGCCATGGCGGCGAAGACCCCGGCGCAATCGGCCCGAGCGGCCTCAAAGAAAAAAACGTCGTACTCTCCATCGCACGCGAAACCAAAAAACGCCTCGAAGCCTTGGGTTACAACGTATTCATGACGCGCAACGAAGACATCTTTATCCCATTGGGCGTACGCGTTGCCAAAGGCCGTGCGCGTAATGCCGACGTATTCGTATCCATCCACGCCGATGCCTTTACCAGCCCGTCCGCTCGCGGTACCGGCGTATATATGCTCAATACCAAAGGCGCGACCAGCTCGGCGGCAAAATTCCTTGCCCAAACCCAAAATAACGCCGATGCCATCGGCGGCGTACAAACCAGCGGCAACCCCAATGTCGACAACGCCATTTTGGACATGACCCAAACCGCAACCCTGCGCGACAGCCGCAAGCTCGGCCATTCCGTCTTGACCGAATTGGGCAAACTCAACCAGTTGCACAAAGGCCGCGTTGACGAAGCCAACTTCGCCGTCCTCCGCGCGCCGGATGTTCCGTCCATTTTGGTGGAAACCGCCTTCCTCTCCAACCCTACCGAAGAGCGGCTGCTCGGCAGCGAATCCTTCCGCCAACAATGCGCCCAAGCCATTGCCACCGGTATTCAAAAATACATCAATACCGCCGTTTTACGACGCGGATAATGGCTTGATGAAACAAAGGCCGTCTGAAAATTTTTCAGACGGCCTTATCTTTGCAAGCAATCTATTTAACCGCACTTCCCTACCGCAGCCGGATAGACGGACACCTTCGTCTGCGTCAACGCAAACAGGTTTTCCAACTGCGTTTGCGCTTGACGGTTGGCATGTTCCAAAATCTCAGCCTTACACGCGCTTTGCAATACCTGCCGTTTCGCTTCTTCCTGCACCGTCTTAAATACCGACTTATCCATAGGCAGCAAATTAAACGAGCCGGTCTGAATATCGTACACTTCGATATTTTCCAAATCCACGCTCAAGATTTCCACCGCCGGCAGACTGATCAATACCTTGTCGTCCACAATATTAACATTGTCCGCGCCTAACTTGTCCAAATCCAAACCGGCCAACACCTTGCCGCGTACAATAAAAATACCGCTTTGTGAATCCTGCCACAGCCTGCGCCAATCTCCTTTTTTCTCCGTACGGATAATCGTATCGATATAAAATGCCGTACTTTCCAAGCGGTTTATCTGCTTAATCTGCATCAAAACCCCATCACGGGACAAAACCTGATGTTCTTCGTTCTGACCATGCAGGGCATAAAACCAGCCGCCTGCAGCCGTCAACGCACACAACACCAGCACGACCAATCCGCGCCCAAACATTTTCATTTCAAATATCCCCCGTTAAAATAATCATCAAAACATTCCCCATATTCTCCCAAAACCGTCAATTTCAAGC
The sequence above is a segment of the Neisseria perflava genome. Coding sequences within it:
- the tsaE gene encoding tRNA (adenosine(37)-N6)-threonylcarbamoyltransferase complex ATPase subunit type 1 TsaE, which gives rise to MHSNGLYTRFLPDEEATLKLGEEWSKQLSAPLTIYLEGGLGAGKTTLTRGILRGLGHTGAVKSPTYTIVESYPLDTFTLHHFDLYRFTMPEEWEDAGLDELFAPDSICLIEWPQQGGEFTPPADITITLTYTDKGRTCTFSAHTNQGRKSLESWSN
- a CDS encoding N-acetylmuramoyl-L-alanine amidase, producing the protein MVKLTRRHILRQGTGLFLTLTPVGAALAKPASPAQFLAVRIWPAHAYTRVTLESNHSMKYQHFMLDNPSRLVVDIQGAEINSVLQSISSKVLSNDPFIRSIRAGQNTPSTVRIVIDLKQSTHPQVFALAPVGNFKNRLVIDLYPHGADANDPMMALLNGNIPKQRPNTNIAYDTPAPKSNRGSGGNRRPVIMIDPGHGGEDPGAIGPSGLKEKNVVLSIARETKKRLEALGYNVFMTRNEDIFIPLGVRVAKGRARNADVFVSIHADAFTSPSARGTGVYMLNTKGATSSAAKFLAQTQNNADAIGGVQTSGNPNVDNAILDMTQTATLRDSRKLGHSVLTELGKLNQLHKGRVDEANFAVLRAPDVPSILVETAFLSNPTEERLLGSESFRQQCAQAIATGIQKYINTAVLRRG
- a CDS encoding DUF4230 domain-containing protein, which codes for MKMFGRGLVVLVLCALTAAGGWFYALHGQNEEHQVLSRDGVLMQIKQINRLESTAFYIDTIIRTEKKGDWRRLWQDSQSGIFIVRGKVLAGLDLDKLGADNVNIVDDKVLISLPAVEILSVDLENIEVYDIQTGSFNLLPMDKSVFKTVQEEAKRQVLQSACKAEILEHANRQAQTQLENLFALTQTKVSVYPAAVGKCG